The Paenibacillus amylolyticus genome contains the following window.
GAGGAAGCAGAAATGTCAGATCAACAGGTTCAACATCGGGTTCCAGTAACCGTACTTAGTGGCTATTTGGGTGCAGGCAAAACAACACTGCTCAATCATGTGCTTCATAACCGGGAGGGAATGCGGGTTGCTGTCATCGTAAACGATCTCAGTGAAGTTAACATCGATGCAGGTTTAATACGAGATGGTGGCGGATTATCGCGCATTGATGAGAAGTTGGTAGAGATGTCGAATGGTTGCATTTGCTGCACGTTGCGGGAGGATCTGCTGAAAGAAGTTGAGCGGCTCGCGCTGGATGGTTCTTTTGACTACATATTGATTGAATCCACAGGTATTGGTGAGCCGGTGCCTGTTGCGCAGACGTTTACCTATATTGATGAGGAACTCGGCATTGATTTGACGAAATTCACCCGTCTCGACACGATGGTTACGGTTGTGGATGCTGCCCAGTTCTGGCGTGATTTTTATTCCAAAGAAACGTTGAAGGATCGGGGACAAGAAGCCGGGGAAGACGATGTTCGAGGAATTGTTCATCTGCTGACGGACCAAGTGGAATTCTGTGATGTGCTGATTTTGAATAAATGTGATCTGGTGTCAGAGGAAGAATTGACGAAGCTTGAGAAGGCACTACACGCCATGCAACCGGAAGCCAGGCTGATTCGCACCATACATGGGCAGATTGATCCGAGAGAAATATTGAATACAGGACGTTTTGATTTTGAAAAAGCAAGCCAGTCCGCGGGTTGGATCCGCGAATTAATGAAAGAAGAACATACACCCGAGACCGAAGAATATGGAATACATTCGTTTGTCTATCATCGTAAACGTCCATTCCACCCGGAACGCTTGCTGCGTTGGATTGCCAAATATCCAGATAGCATCGTGCGATCCAAGGGTCTGATGTGGCTGGCGACAAGGAACCATATGGCGATTTCGTTCGGTCATGCAGGGGCATCGAAGCAGCTTGCGCCAGCAGGAATATGGGTTGGTGCGATGAGTGAGGAGGAAAGGCAACTTCACTTTGGCGATACATTACCAGACATACCGGATTGGGATGATGAGTGGGGTGACCGGGTAACGAAATTGGTATTCATCGGTATTGACATGAACAGGGCGGAGATTGAACGTACATTGGATGAGACTCTTCTTACGGAGGAGGAGATGCAGTTGAACTGGCGTGAACTGAAAGATCCTTTTCCGGCGTGGAGTTGACAAAAGAAAAAGCATCAGCTAATATCATTAAATAGTAAAGATTACGATTAAATAAGAGGAGGCAACAATCATGAGAGTCATTGTAACCTTGGCCTGCACCGAGTGCGGAGATCGCAACTACACAACAACCAAGAACAAGCGTAATCATCCTGAGCGTCTGGAGATGAAGAAATACTCCCCACGTTTGAAGAAGATGACAATTCATCGGGAAACCAGATAAATTTTTTTGTTGTTTTTAAATAGTAATATTTACGAAAAGAGGGAGTGACATGATACTATCTTCCATGCGAGATGTTGTATTTGGATATGGCAAAGAGCCGGTCATTGATCAACTGTCTCTGGATATTCATGTGGGAGAGTTCATAGGCATTACAGGTCCCAATGGTTCTGCCAAAACGACCCTGTTAAAGCTGCTGCTGGGGCTGCTCAAGCCCTGGAGCGGCACGATACATATGAATCCACAGTTGAAACGTGGGAACAACTCCAATATCGGTTATGTGCCCCAGCAGGTGGCATCGTTTAATAGTGGATTTCCGAGTACGGTAATTGAACTGGTCCGATCAGGGTGTTACACCAGGCTGGGGTTATTCAGCAGATTTACAGCAGAACAGGATGCCATCGTTGAACGCAGTCTCCGTGAAGTCGGCATGTGGGAATATCGGAATACACGGGTTGGTGAGCTGTCCGGTGGACAGAAGCAGCGGATCTGTATCGCAAGAGCTATGGCAGGGCAACCGCAGATTCTGGTGCTGGATGAGCCTACAACAGGAATGGACCGCCACAGTCGTGAAGAATTCTACAATCTGATGCGCCACTATGCTGATGAACATGGGATCAC
Protein-coding sequences here:
- a CDS encoding GTP-binding protein, coding for MSDQQVQHRVPVTVLSGYLGAGKTTLLNHVLHNREGMRVAVIVNDLSEVNIDAGLIRDGGGLSRIDEKLVEMSNGCICCTLREDLLKEVERLALDGSFDYILIESTGIGEPVPVAQTFTYIDEELGIDLTKFTRLDTMVTVVDAAQFWRDFYSKETLKDRGQEAGEDDVRGIVHLLTDQVEFCDVLILNKCDLVSEEELTKLEKALHAMQPEARLIRTIHGQIDPREILNTGRFDFEKASQSAGWIRELMKEEHTPETEEYGIHSFVYHRKRPFHPERLLRWIAKYPDSIVRSKGLMWLATRNHMAISFGHAGASKQLAPAGIWVGAMSEEERQLHFGDTLPDIPDWDDEWGDRVTKLVFIGIDMNRAEIERTLDETLLTEEEMQLNWRELKDPFPAWS
- the rpmG gene encoding 50S ribosomal protein L33; the encoded protein is MRVIVTLACTECGDRNYTTTKNKRNHPERLEMKKYSPRLKKMTIHRETR
- a CDS encoding metal ABC transporter ATP-binding protein, producing MILSSMRDVVFGYGKEPVIDQLSLDIHVGEFIGITGPNGSAKTTLLKLLLGLLKPWSGTIHMNPQLKRGNNSNIGYVPQQVASFNSGFPSTVIELVRSGCYTRLGLFSRFTAEQDAIVERSLREVGMWEYRNTRVGELSGGQKQRICIARAMAGQPQILVLDEPTTGMDRHSREEFYNLMRHYADEHGITIIIVTHGLEEMGDRLDRTITLERQESEEWQCLSTNSCNVPSGQVD